A single genomic interval of Cellvibrio sp. PSBB023 harbors:
- the adk gene encoding adenylate kinase: protein MRVILLGAPGAGKGTQAQLIMEKFGIPQISTGDMLRAAVKAGTPLGLQAKDIMASGGLVPDDLIIALVKERITSSDCANGFLFDGFPRTIPQAEAMLDAGVDIDHVIEIHVPDEEIVARLSGRRVHEASGRVYHIIHNAPKVEGHDDLTGEPLIQRPDDTEETVRKRLGVYHDQTEPLVGFYQALAASGNTKVPKYTRISGIGSVDSIRQQLLTVLG, encoded by the coding sequence ATGAGAGTGATATTGTTGGGCGCGCCTGGTGCGGGTAAAGGTACTCAAGCGCAACTGATTATGGAGAAGTTTGGTATTCCCCAGATCTCCACAGGCGATATGCTGCGCGCTGCAGTAAAAGCGGGCACGCCTCTTGGCTTGCAAGCGAAAGACATTATGGCATCTGGCGGTTTGGTGCCGGACGACCTGATCATTGCTCTGGTGAAAGAGAGAATTACCTCCAGCGATTGTGCCAATGGTTTCTTGTTTGACGGTTTCCCGCGCACCATTCCCCAGGCAGAAGCGATGCTGGATGCCGGTGTAGATATTGATCACGTGATTGAAATTCATGTGCCGGATGAAGAGATTGTGGCCCGTTTAAGCGGCCGCCGTGTACACGAAGCATCGGGTCGTGTTTACCACATTATTCACAATGCGCCCAAAGTGGAAGGTCACGATGACTTGACTGGCGAGCCATTGATCCAACGCCCTGACGACACCGAAGAAACGGTGCGCAAACGCTTGGGTGTTTACCACGATCAAACCGAACCATTGGTTGGTTTTTATCAGGCGCTTGCTGCTTCAGGTAATACCAAAGTGCCAAAATATACACGCATCAGCGGTATTGGCAGTGTGGATTCCATTCGCCAGCAGTTGTTAACCGTCTTGGGTTAA
- a CDS encoding Lrp/AsnC family transcriptional regulator, with protein sequence MPPLVDLDEYDRKILRALQENADYSMADLGAMIGLSHTPCWRRLKRLETEGVIRGKVTLLDPKLLNLGVTVHAYITIKNHDGNSLEAFEQAVQVIPEVVECYSTSGDKDYVLRVVVESVEHYERLMKETLIHLPNIGSINSAFALKQVKFTTQLPI encoded by the coding sequence ATGCCGCCATTAGTAGACCTTGATGAATACGATCGCAAAATTTTGCGTGCACTTCAGGAAAATGCCGATTACTCCATGGCTGATCTGGGGGCAATGATTGGACTCTCCCACACGCCTTGCTGGCGCCGCCTGAAACGGCTTGAAACCGAGGGAGTCATTCGCGGCAAAGTCACCCTGCTCGACCCCAAGCTCCTGAATTTAGGGGTGACAGTTCATGCCTATATCACCATCAAAAATCACGATGGCAATTCACTCGAAGCATTTGAACAAGCGGTGCAGGTGATTCCGGAAGTTGTTGAGTGTTACTCAACCAGTGGCGATAAAGATTATGTGTTGCGCGTAGTGGTAGAAAGTGTTGAACACTATGAGCGCTTGATGAAGGAAACCCTGATCCACCTCCCCAACATCGGCTCTATTAATTCTGCTTTTGCACTCAAACAAGTAAAATTCACAACACAGTTGCCTATTTAA
- a CDS encoding M18 family aminopeptidase yields MSAAVHTQSEFNAGLLDFLRASPTPFHATRALAERLLAAGFELLHEGDSWLLEPGKSYLVTRNDSSLIAFVYGRSRLVDTGIRMLGAHTDSPCLKVKPRAELNRRGYFQLGVEVYGGALLAPWYDRDLSLAGRVTYRDEQQQIASTLVDFKRPVAVVPSLAIHLDREANSNRSINAQKDIVPLLLQLPAEEGSLPDFRSLLHAELQASQPQLAVSQVLDYEISLYDTQPPAIVGLEQDFIASARLDNLLSCYVGLQALLEADDQVSSLLICTDHEEVGSASCCGAKGPMLEQFLMRLLPETEARIRVIERSMMISADNAHGIHPNFMEKHDENHGPLLNHGPVIKVNANQRYATTSETSAFFRMLCDAAEVPVQTFVARTDMGCGSTIGPVVASEVGVKTIDVGCPTFAMHSIRELAGVQDGWNLYRVSVGFFRYAKAPMALISAL; encoded by the coding sequence ATGAGTGCTGCTGTCCATACCCAATCTGAATTTAATGCTGGCCTGCTCGATTTCCTGCGCGCATCGCCAACGCCGTTTCACGCTACCCGCGCGCTTGCCGAGCGGTTACTGGCGGCGGGATTTGAGCTGCTACACGAAGGCGATAGCTGGTTGCTAGAGCCGGGTAAGAGCTATCTGGTCACTCGCAATGACTCATCCCTGATTGCCTTTGTCTATGGTCGCTCCCGCTTGGTGGATACCGGAATTCGTATGCTGGGCGCCCACACCGACAGCCCTTGTTTAAAGGTGAAACCGCGCGCTGAGTTGAATCGTCGCGGTTATTTTCAGTTGGGGGTTGAGGTTTACGGCGGTGCCTTGTTGGCGCCGTGGTATGACCGCGATTTGTCCCTCGCCGGACGCGTGACCTATCGCGATGAGCAACAGCAAATCGCCAGCACTTTGGTGGATTTCAAGCGTCCAGTGGCGGTAGTACCCAGTTTGGCGATCCACCTGGATCGTGAGGCCAACAGTAATCGCTCAATCAATGCCCAGAAAGACATAGTGCCGCTATTGCTACAGTTGCCTGCGGAAGAGGGCAGTTTGCCGGATTTTCGCAGCCTGTTGCACGCCGAATTGCAAGCCAGCCAGCCTCAGTTGGCGGTGAGCCAGGTGCTGGATTACGAGATCAGCCTTTACGATACCCAGCCTCCTGCAATAGTGGGGTTGGAGCAAGACTTTATCGCCAGTGCCCGTCTGGATAATCTGCTCAGTTGTTATGTTGGCTTGCAGGCGCTGTTGGAAGCTGATGATCAAGTCTCCAGCTTGCTGATTTGCACCGATCATGAAGAGGTCGGTAGTGCATCTTGTTGCGGCGCCAAAGGGCCCATGCTTGAACAGTTTTTAATGCGCTTGCTGCCTGAGACGGAAGCGCGTATCCGCGTTATTGAGCGTTCCATGATGATCTCGGCAGACAATGCCCACGGCATTCACCCCAACTTTATGGAAAAGCACGATGAGAACCACGGGCCGCTGTTAAATCACGGCCCGGTGATCAAGGTCAACGCCAACCAGCGTTATGCGACCACCAGTGAAACAAGTGCGTTTTTCCGTATGTTGTGTGACGCGGCGGAGGTGCCAGTGCAAACCTTTGTGGCGCGCACAGACATGGGCTGCGGTAGTACCATTGGCCCGGTGGTGGCCTCGGAAGTGGGGGTTAAAACCATTGATGTCGGCTGTCCCACGTTTGCCATGCACTCTATTCGCGAACTGGCCGGTGTACAGGATGGCTGGAATTTATATCGCGTCAGCGTTGGTTTTTTTCGCTATGCCAAAGCGCCTATGGCATTGATTAGCGCGCTTTAA
- a CDS encoding cyclic nucleotide-binding domain-containing protein has protein sequence MAISLDVLASFAPFNTLNHEYLIQVAEKAALRDVPKGTIIFKRGRPFPEKVYLVSGTVDLIDSAFQVNTINPASESRRSPLNITQPTQVSAVAKSDVTLLAVDSDFLDLVLAWSESSDEEVDISGVSLHDDNDWMSSLLQSPLFSRLPPANIRQLFIRFSGQKVQADEVVIKQGERGDYFYVLESGSATVIDPAGKILAALRPGNYFGEEALVGETTRNATVKMLTPGKVMRLNKEDFRELLQEPVLRYLTAEELRNRPADAPPYQIVDVRLPLERRLQAVPGSRNIPLNQLRNNVKNLDFNTVYVVTDDSGRRCDVATHLLSQAGFDCYILRDAESCYAGI, from the coding sequence ATGGCGATCAGCCTTGATGTACTAGCCTCCTTTGCGCCGTTTAATACGCTCAACCATGAGTATTTGATTCAGGTGGCAGAAAAAGCGGCGCTGCGTGATGTTCCCAAAGGCACCATCATTTTCAAGCGCGGTCGCCCGTTCCCCGAGAAGGTGTATTTGGTGAGCGGCACAGTGGATCTGATTGATTCGGCTTTTCAGGTCAATACCATCAACCCCGCCAGCGAATCGCGCCGCTCTCCGCTTAATATCACCCAGCCAACCCAGGTATCGGCCGTTGCCAAGTCAGATGTTACCCTGCTGGCGGTGGACAGCGACTTCCTCGACCTGGTGCTCGCCTGGAGTGAATCCAGTGACGAAGAGGTCGATATCTCCGGCGTTAGCCTGCATGACGACAACGATTGGATGTCGTCGCTGTTGCAATCGCCCCTGTTCAGCCGTTTGCCGCCCGCCAATATCCGCCAGCTGTTTATCCGCTTCAGTGGGCAAAAAGTGCAGGCTGATGAAGTGGTAATCAAACAGGGCGAGCGGGGGGATTATTTTTATGTGTTGGAATCCGGTAGTGCCACGGTGATTGATCCCGCGGGAAAAATCCTCGCCGCCTTACGCCCCGGTAACTATTTTGGTGAAGAGGCGTTGGTGGGTGAAACCACGCGCAATGCGACAGTAAAAATGCTGACACCGGGCAAGGTGATGCGCCTGAATAAAGAGGATTTTCGCGAGTTATTGCAGGAACCGGTACTGCGTTATTTAACGGCCGAGGAACTGCGCAACCGGCCCGCCGATGCGCCACCTTATCAAATTGTGGATGTGCGTTTGCCGCTGGAGCGTCGCTTGCAAGCGGTGCCGGGCAGCCGCAATATTCCGCTCAATCAATTGCGCAATAATGTAAAAAACCTCGATTTTAATACGGTGTATGTGGTGACCGATGACTCGGGCCGCCGCTGCGATGTTGCCACCCACCTGCTCAGTCAGGCTGGTTTTGATTGTTACATCCTGCGCGATGCAGAATCCTGCTACGCCGGTATTTAG
- a CDS encoding tryptophan--tRNA ligase — translation MSKQRVLTGITTTGTPHLGNYVGAIRPAIQASQRADVQSFYFLADFHALIKCQEPDLVHQSTREIAATWLALGLDTNNAIFYRQSDVPEIPELCWVLTCMAAKGLMNRAHAYKASVDANVANGDDPDFAITMGLYSYPILMAADILMFNANKVPVGRDQIQHIEMARDIAGRFNHHYGEHFVLPEAQVDDNVAVLQGLDGRKMSKSYGNTIPLFLPEKQLKKSINKILTNLLEPGQAKDPDTSPVFQIWQAFATPQQTADMRQQFADGIGWGEAKRQLFELINGQLAEARDKYEALLANPAHVEEVLQQGAEKARAYSKPLLEKVRDAVGIRKIK, via the coding sequence ATGAGCAAGCAACGTGTTTTAACCGGCATTACCACCACAGGTACTCCTCACTTAGGCAACTACGTTGGCGCGATTCGCCCGGCGATTCAGGCAAGTCAACGTGCCGATGTGCAGTCCTTTTATTTCCTGGCCGATTTTCATGCGCTGATCAAATGCCAGGAGCCTGATCTGGTTCATCAATCCACACGTGAAATTGCCGCTACCTGGCTGGCGCTAGGGCTGGATACAAACAACGCGATTTTTTATCGCCAATCCGATGTGCCTGAAATTCCGGAACTCTGCTGGGTCCTGACTTGTATGGCGGCGAAGGGATTAATGAACCGCGCACACGCCTACAAAGCGTCGGTGGATGCCAATGTGGCTAACGGTGACGACCCTGACTTTGCCATTACCATGGGCCTGTATTCCTACCCGATCCTGATGGCTGCCGACATATTAATGTTCAATGCCAACAAGGTGCCGGTAGGGCGCGACCAGATTCAGCATATTGAAATGGCGCGCGATATCGCCGGGCGTTTTAATCACCACTATGGCGAACATTTTGTGCTGCCAGAAGCGCAGGTGGATGACAATGTAGCGGTGCTGCAAGGGTTGGATGGCCGCAAGATGAGCAAGAGCTATGGCAATACCATCCCGCTCTTTTTGCCGGAAAAACAATTGAAAAAATCCATCAATAAAATTCTGACGAACTTACTGGAACCCGGTCAGGCAAAAGACCCGGATACCTCACCGGTTTTTCAAATTTGGCAGGCGTTTGCAACCCCCCAACAAACAGCGGACATGCGCCAGCAATTTGCTGATGGTATAGGCTGGGGTGAAGCCAAGCGTCAGTTGTTTGAATTGATTAATGGACAATTGGCCGAGGCGCGCGATAAATACGAAGCTCTTTTGGCAAACCCAGCGCATGTCGAAGAAGTGTTGCAGCAAGGCGCAGAAAAAGCGCGGGCTTACAGTAAGCCATTGTTGGAAAAAGTGCGCGACGCGGTGGGTATTCGCAAAATAAAATAA
- the tsaB gene encoding tRNA (adenosine(37)-N6)-threonylcarbamoyltransferase complex dimerization subunit type 1 TsaB, with amino-acid sequence MALILALDSSTDACSVALYAHGELHATFELAAKSHTQRLLPMVDELLSARGISLRDLDAIAFGRGPGSFTGLRICMGIVQGLAFGADLPVIPVSTLEAMALGFYRTNSASPAAQPVMVALDARMNEVYCCAYKHAGDGVQALADEVVIKPELLAADSHLPVSPQAFIGVGPGWHYPAMQSLAPQSVELDVHPRAEEMALIAARLWAEGKAIDVLDAEPVYLRDSVSWQKRQRIRAADELLVK; translated from the coding sequence ATGGCTTTAATTCTTGCCCTGGATTCTTCTACCGATGCCTGCTCCGTGGCGCTCTATGCCCATGGCGAGTTACACGCCACGTTTGAGTTGGCAGCCAAAAGCCACACCCAGCGCCTGCTGCCGATGGTGGATGAGCTCTTGAGCGCTAGGGGAATCAGTTTGCGCGACCTGGATGCCATCGCTTTTGGTCGTGGCCCTGGCTCCTTTACTGGCCTGCGTATTTGCATGGGCATAGTGCAGGGGCTTGCATTCGGTGCGGATCTGCCGGTTATTCCCGTCTCTACCCTGGAGGCCATGGCGCTAGGTTTTTATCGCACCAACTCTGCTAGTCCCGCTGCCCAGCCAGTCATGGTGGCCTTGGATGCACGAATGAATGAAGTCTACTGCTGCGCCTATAAGCACGCTGGCGATGGTGTTCAGGCCTTGGCTGACGAGGTGGTGATCAAACCGGAGTTGCTCGCGGCTGATAGCCATTTGCCCGTTTCTCCCCAGGCATTTATTGGTGTTGGCCCCGGCTGGCATTATCCGGCCATGCAGTCGCTGGCGCCGCAATCCGTTGAGTTGGATGTGCACCCACGCGCCGAAGAGATGGCCTTGATCGCCGCCCGGTTATGGGCGGAAGGCAAGGCAATTGATGTGCTGGATGCGGAGCCGGTTTATTTGCGCGATTCAGTATCCTGGCAAAAGCGTCAGCGTATTCGCGCTGCTGACGAGCTGCTAGTGAAATAG
- a CDS encoding methyl-accepting chemotaxis protein, which yields MFGWYQKLNLRWKIRLPLLLLVIVVVYMGYYSMATSQMLGANAITIAKVNLPEIELLIQADRDLYQALVAERALLQLDNASTSKLVTEQSDNAQQAYDRIYKSLELSNTATSVERDEFTRRYKQWRQLADEVMRDAVNPERREAAQEKSYGAAADAFEHVRTYIDELQEKRLAHVDQFTTQIDESQDSATRYLLISAVIGSLVSLGAAFFLPVIVANQISQISDRIQNIAEGDGDLTIRIPVDTQDELGQLASHVNRFMEKLQRIIASVLTNASEVSKTAESLLEVSSNSQRAADDQCHAITMVVTAVNELTMAIQEVARNTGNTAQNTREATAITDNGQERIRLAVDRVQQLAVRIKETADFMLQLESEAKNVTSVIDVIRGVAEQTNLLALNAAIEAARAGEQGRGFAVVADEVRTLASRTQQSTADIQGMLSQLQQGVQRAVEAMGSSSAMTSEAASSANEAGQSLMGISTAVKEIADMTIQIATAAEEQSSVTSEIDKNLVQINSLAMNNADGASKTATESQRLNELSIQLRQLLAQFKV from the coding sequence GGGTATTACTCCATGGCCACCAGTCAAATGCTGGGGGCAAATGCCATTACTATCGCCAAAGTTAATTTGCCTGAAATTGAATTGCTGATTCAGGCGGATCGCGATCTTTATCAGGCATTGGTTGCAGAGCGAGCACTTTTGCAGCTCGATAATGCATCAACGAGTAAGTTGGTGACAGAGCAAAGCGACAATGCGCAGCAGGCTTATGATCGCATTTACAAATCCCTCGAACTTTCCAATACCGCCACCAGTGTTGAGCGCGACGAATTTACGCGTCGTTATAAACAGTGGCGACAGCTTGCCGATGAAGTCATGCGCGATGCGGTAAACCCTGAGCGCCGTGAAGCAGCGCAAGAGAAATCCTATGGTGCTGCCGCAGACGCTTTTGAACATGTGCGCACCTATATTGATGAACTGCAAGAAAAGCGTTTGGCCCATGTTGATCAATTTACTACGCAAATCGATGAAAGCCAGGACAGTGCAACCCGCTATTTATTGATATCAGCGGTGATTGGCTCTTTGGTCAGCTTGGGGGCTGCGTTTTTCCTACCAGTCATTGTGGCCAATCAAATCAGTCAAATTAGTGATCGTATCCAGAATATCGCCGAAGGCGATGGCGATTTAACCATTCGCATTCCTGTCGATACCCAGGATGAGCTGGGGCAGTTGGCCTCTCATGTGAATCGTTTTATGGAGAAATTGCAGCGCATTATTGCCAGCGTTTTAACGAATGCGAGCGAGGTGTCTAAAACAGCGGAATCCTTGCTGGAGGTATCCAGCAATAGCCAGCGTGCCGCAGACGATCAATGCCATGCCATTACCATGGTGGTTACGGCGGTCAATGAATTGACCATGGCGATTCAGGAAGTAGCGCGCAACACCGGCAATACTGCACAAAATACACGCGAGGCAACAGCGATTACCGATAACGGTCAAGAGCGTATTCGCCTTGCTGTGGATCGTGTACAGCAGTTGGCTGTTCGTATTAAAGAAACTGCAGACTTTATGTTGCAGTTGGAGAGCGAAGCGAAAAATGTGACATCTGTGATTGATGTGATTCGTGGTGTTGCAGAGCAGACCAATCTGCTGGCATTAAACGCAGCCATTGAAGCGGCGCGTGCCGGTGAGCAAGGGCGTGGGTTTGCGGTTGTTGCCGATGAAGTGCGTACCTTGGCGAGTCGCACACAGCAATCGACAGCTGATATTCAAGGCATGCTGAGCCAACTGCAACAGGGTGTTCAGCGCGCAGTGGAGGCCATGGGCAGCAGTTCTGCAATGACATCGGAGGCGGCAAGTTCAGCCAATGAGGCAGGACAATCATTAATGGGAATCAGCACGGCGGTCAAAGAAATTGCCGACATGACCATTCAAATCGCTACCGCTGCCGAAGAGCAAAGTTCGGTCACGTCGGAAATAGATAAAAACCTGGTGCAAATTAATTCGCTGGCGATGAACAATGCTGACGGTGCCTCCAAAACGGCAACGGAAAGTCAGCGTTTGAACGAGTTGTCTATTCAATTGCGACAACTTTTGGCGCAATTCAAGGTGTAA